A region from the Drosophila takahashii strain IR98-3 E-12201 chromosome 2L, DtakHiC1v2, whole genome shotgun sequence genome encodes:
- the LOC138914929 gene encoding uncharacterized protein, translated as MITQFAGRDQRTWDEKWPEIMLAVNSSISESTGYTPSFLNQGREPRLPSALYDKETLGTGRATETPDENAQKLKEIFEIVRRNLEKASQDQARYHYGRQSMRRQWTPAVGDVAWAKEHHLSKGAEGFAARLAPRYDGPYQVVDFVSPVICKIRNVNTKKERTIHTQWTIRGNARKQPRTRQGTAEETPWTIRGNARKQQRTRQGTSEETPGNSRGNASELPRKRQ; from the exons ATGATTACTCAGTTCGCAGGACGAGATCAGAGAACGTGGGACGAAAAGTGGCCTGAGATCATGCTGGCCGTCAACTCAAGCATATCGGAATCCACTGGATACACCCCATCGTTTCTTAACCAAGGCAGGGAGCCACGACTACCGAGCGCCCTATACGACAAAGAAACCTTAGGCACCGGACGAGCCACGGAAACCCCGGATGAAAACGCCCAGAAACTAAAGGAGATCTTTGAGATCGTAAGGCGGAATCTGGAGAAGGCCTCCCAGGACCAGGCTaggtatcactatggacggcagtccat GAGGAGGCAATGGACGCCGGCGGTGGGCGACGTAGCCTGGGCCAAGGAACACCACCTGTCAAAAGGTGCAGAAGGGTTTGCCGCAAGATTGGCACCTAGGTACGACGGGCCCTACCAGGTCGTAGACTTCGTCTCCCCGGTGATCTGCAAAATACGGAACGTAAACACAAAGAAAGAACGGACCATACAT ACCCAATGGACCATCCGAGGAAACGCCAGGAAACAGCCGAGGACACGCCAGGGAAccgccgaggaaactccaTGGACCATCCGAGGAAACGCCAGGAAACAGCAGAGGACACGCCAAGGAACCTCCGAGGAAACTCCTGGAAACAGCCGAGGAAACGCCAGTGAATTGCCGAGGAAACGCCAGTGA